The following are encoded together in the Thermococcus sibiricus MM 739 genome:
- a CDS encoding isoaspartyl peptidase/L-asparaginase family protein has product MVAIIVHGGAGTIKNKERIPKVMEGVRNAALIGWKELKRGSAIDAVEEAIKTLEDNPIFNAGTGSVLTLDGKVEMDAAIMRSNLEAGAVAGIWGVKNPISIARKVMEKTDHVLLAGEGAVKFARLMGFGEYNPIIEERIEQWKKLREKLLEKGIISHWKKISELIKEYPEVLRSTVGAVAFDGKEIVAGTSTGGVFLKMFGRVGDTPIIGAGTYANEFAGVSCTGLGEVAIKLSLAKTATDFVRFGLNAQKASEAAIELATRYFGSENMGIIMVDKNGNIGFAKNTKHMSVAYMKESMEEPETRI; this is encoded by the coding sequence ATGGTTGCTATCATTGTTCATGGAGGAGCTGGTACAATAAAGAATAAGGAAAGAATCCCCAAAGTGATGGAGGGGGTAAGAAATGCCGCTTTGATTGGATGGAAGGAGTTAAAAAGAGGTTCAGCTATCGACGCTGTTGAAGAGGCAATCAAAACATTAGAAGATAATCCAATATTTAATGCTGGAACAGGGAGTGTTCTAACATTGGATGGGAAAGTTGAAATGGATGCAGCTATTATGCGATCTAATCTTGAAGCTGGTGCGGTAGCCGGTATCTGGGGGGTAAAAAACCCGATAAGTATTGCAAGAAAGGTCATGGAGAAAACTGATCACGTTCTCCTCGCTGGGGAAGGAGCCGTTAAATTTGCTCGTTTGATGGGATTTGGAGAATATAATCCAATAATTGAGGAAAGAATTGAACAATGGAAAAAGCTTAGAGAAAAACTTCTTGAAAAAGGTATCATTTCTCACTGGAAAAAGATTAGTGAGCTTATAAAGGAATACCCGGAAGTCCTTAGGAGCACTGTTGGTGCTGTGGCATTTGATGGTAAAGAAATAGTTGCAGGTACATCCACTGGAGGAGTTTTCTTAAAGATGTTTGGAAGAGTGGGAGACACTCCAATAATAGGTGCCGGCACTTATGCAAATGAGTTCGCTGGAGTTTCGTGTACAGGACTTGGAGAGGTTGCCATAAAGCTTTCTCTTGCTAAAACTGCTACAGATTTTGTTAGGTTTGGTTTAAATGCTCAAAAGGCAAGTGAAGCTGCAATAGAGCTTGCAACTAGATATTTTGGTTCCGAAAATATGGGAATAATTATGGTGGATAAAAATGGGAACATAGGCTTTGCCAAGAACACAAAACACATGAGTGTTGCATATATGAAGGAAAGCATGGAAGAACCAGAGACGAGAATTTAG
- a CDS encoding radical SAM protein — translation MKIRVSYGTAIMLGLKRGQMLARPTTAYFMTYHEGRCINNCAFCVQARKSRADIEKLSRITWPVFDLEDVVSKLEKTKFARLCIQTIDYPALKEDVVSILESLSPIGLPVSLSITPVEEASLKTFKKLGVDYIGVGLDAASEEIYNKVKDSYYSWSEMWNFAEGVIKIFGEKKAFIHLIFGLGETEEAFLSTIQEAYDIGAEVSIFAFTPIKGTALENKTSPSLYRYRLMQIGLYLIKNGIKRVEDFEFRKGMIVDFGFSREELLEVLSERVFTTHGCPGCNRPYYNEKPSKEPYNFPVRPEKEYLNKLLKKLF, via the coding sequence ATGAAAATAAGGGTTTCATATGGAACAGCAATAATGTTGGGGTTGAAAAGGGGCCAAATGTTAGCAAGGCCAACAACAGCATATTTTATGACATATCATGAAGGAAGATGTATTAATAATTGTGCTTTTTGTGTACAGGCGAGGAAAAGTAGGGCCGATATAGAAAAACTTTCAAGGATAACTTGGCCAGTATTTGACTTAGAAGATGTAGTCTCTAAGCTTGAGAAAACGAAATTTGCAAGACTATGCATCCAAACTATAGATTATCCTGCCCTTAAAGAAGATGTTGTATCAATTCTTGAGAGTCTTTCTCCCATTGGTTTACCGGTCTCTCTTTCAATTACACCAGTGGAGGAGGCATCCCTTAAAACATTCAAAAAACTGGGTGTTGACTACATAGGAGTGGGCTTGGATGCTGCGAGTGAGGAGATTTATAATAAGGTAAAGGATTCATATTATTCTTGGAGTGAAATGTGGAACTTTGCAGAGGGTGTTATAAAGATTTTTGGAGAGAAGAAGGCATTCATTCATTTGATATTCGGACTGGGGGAGACTGAGGAGGCCTTTTTGAGTACAATTCAGGAGGCATATGATATTGGGGCAGAAGTGTCTATATTTGCATTTACTCCTATTAAAGGGACTGCTTTAGAGAATAAGACATCCCCAAGTCTTTACAGATATAGATTAATGCAAATAGGCCTTTATTTAATTAAAAATGGGATAAAAAGAGTTGAAGATTTTGAATTTAGAAAGGGGATGATTGTTGATTTTGGGTTTTCACGAGAGGAGCTTTTAGAAGTTCTTAGCGAAAGAGTTTTCACGACTCATGGATGTCCTGGGTGTAATAGGCCTTATTACAACGAAAAACCAAGCAAAGAACCTTACAACTTCCCTGTAAGACCTGAAAAAGAGTACTTGAATAAATTGCTTAAGAAATTGTTCTAA
- a CDS encoding MFS transporter: MERKDLWFLHFSAFFFLGYVLVAPLISPLAITFGASPFIVGIVASVSSIFALILKPLGGILGDKGKSFEVMMVGAIFGAFAGFFYILSFFIKSLVIFAVGRALHGVAAAFFFPSSLSTAITLAPKGRVGETLGWRGTMFSVSQLLGPAVGGFVAEYLGFHSAFILTVILSLIGFFFVLTAYREIKNKMHVKEEAEGKISYKELVNLSFIFAAVSLFFMVFAYSGMYTFLPAYYKLLGFGTSVFGVYASVMGGFSILTRVFGGREADKRGPVPVALVGLLLSSISYAILVIYLLPPEAYLSAAILGMGFGLAVPALQMLALVNLPKSIRGIGSSIYTMFFDLGYLSGPLVLGYLAESESYKSVFFFLPILTFLSLLNLMILRLWRRKKV, from the coding sequence ATGGAGAGAAAAGACTTATGGTTTCTCCATTTTTCAGCATTTTTCTTCTTGGGGTATGTTTTAGTGGCTCCGTTAATCTCCCCCTTGGCGATAACGTTTGGGGCCAGTCCTTTTATTGTGGGGATAGTAGCTTCTGTCTCGTCAATTTTTGCACTTATTTTAAAACCCTTAGGGGGTATTTTAGGGGATAAAGGAAAAAGCTTTGAGGTCATGATGGTTGGTGCAATTTTTGGAGCCTTTGCAGGATTTTTTTATATTTTGTCTTTTTTTATTAAGAGTTTAGTTATTTTTGCGGTAGGTAGAGCATTGCATGGAGTTGCAGCAGCATTTTTCTTCCCTTCTTCTCTCTCGACCGCTATCACCCTTGCTCCAAAAGGTAGGGTTGGAGAGACACTTGGATGGAGAGGAACGATGTTTTCTGTGAGTCAACTCCTTGGGCCAGCTGTGGGGGGTTTTGTTGCAGAGTACTTGGGATTTCATTCCGCATTTATTTTAACCGTCATTCTTTCTTTAATAGGATTTTTCTTTGTTTTAACTGCATACAGAGAGATTAAAAACAAAATGCATGTCAAAGAAGAAGCGGAAGGAAAGATATCTTATAAAGAGCTTGTTAACCTCTCATTTATTTTTGCAGCGGTCTCATTATTTTTCATGGTCTTTGCATACAGTGGGATGTATACTTTTCTTCCTGCATATTACAAGCTTTTAGGATTTGGTACAAGTGTTTTTGGAGTTTATGCTAGTGTAATGGGTGGTTTTAGCATTTTAACAAGGGTTTTTGGTGGAAGGGAGGCTGATAAGAGGGGCCCAGTCCCTGTGGCGTTAGTGGGATTGCTTCTAAGTTCGATATCTTATGCTATTCTAGTTATATATCTCCTACCCCCGGAAGCATATCTAAGTGCGGCTATCTTGGGAATGGGATTTGGATTGGCTGTTCCAGCTCTTCAGATGTTAGCTTTGGTAAATCTTCCCAAGAGCATCCGGGGAATAGGTTCAAGCATATATACGATGTTTTTTGATTTGGGTTATCTATCAGGACCTTTGGTCCTTGGATACCTCGCAGAAAGTGAGAGTTATAAATCGGTGTTCTTCTTTCTCCCTATATTAACATTTTTATCCTTACTAAACCTTATGATTCTTAGATTATGGAGGAGGAAAAAGGTATGA
- a CDS encoding phosphate signaling complex PhoU family protein has protein sequence MEFRKIQFTGRSSYIISLPKKWVKENELKQGDAVPIAINPDGSLLILPKKPKEVTESKELVISKEISPDMAVRLLISAYIQGYDIIDVKFTEDMPLYKVKIRQTIQNLPGLEIILEEPLRITSKSLLADEEVNLKEIIERLASILVSMIEDLALINEFERKEVLRDINGLENELDRFYFLTLRTVNKALSGGSIGEDRGFIKRNFDLLGVLFIVRNIERIGDHIVRIAENFDRDLDIEYLKGMIRKVISQITEKDLKKIDEIMLELKNYIKSIDYRKSIAMDSYRRILEYIENIGETIINMSLS, from the coding sequence ATGGAGTTTCGAAAGATACAATTTACAGGTAGGAGTTCCTACATAATTTCTCTTCCGAAGAAGTGGGTTAAGGAGAATGAATTAAAACAGGGAGATGCAGTTCCAATAGCTATTAATCCTGATGGATCACTCTTGATACTCCCTAAAAAACCTAAGGAAGTAACTGAGAGCAAAGAACTTGTAATTTCCAAAGAGATTTCTCCAGACATGGCGGTTAGATTGCTGATCTCTGCTTATATCCAAGGGTATGACATTATCGATGTCAAATTCACAGAAGACATGCCACTGTATAAAGTAAAAATACGCCAAACGATCCAAAATCTTCCAGGTTTGGAGATAATTTTAGAAGAGCCCCTTAGGATTACAAGCAAGAGCCTGCTGGCAGATGAAGAGGTTAACCTGAAGGAGATAATAGAGCGGTTGGCATCGATCCTAGTTTCTATGATAGAGGATTTGGCACTTATAAATGAGTTTGAGAGAAAGGAGGTTCTCAGAGACATTAATGGCCTTGAGAACGAACTTGACCGGTTTTATTTCCTCACGTTGAGAACTGTAAACAAAGCTCTATCTGGAGGAAGTATAGGAGAAGATAGAGGATTTATTAAAAGGAACTTTGATCTTCTTGGAGTTCTCTTTATAGTACGCAATATTGAGAGGATAGGGGATCATATAGTGAGGATTGCAGAGAACTTTGATCGTGATCTTGATATTGAATACTTGAAGGGAATGATACGTAAAGTAATCTCTCAGATAACTGAGAAGGATCTGAAGAAAATTGACGAAATAATGCTTGAGCTAAAGAATTACATAAAATCAATAGACTACAGAAAATCCATCGCCATGGACAGCTATCGTAGAATACTGGAATATATTGAAAACATAGGAGAAACAATAATTAACATGAGTTTGAGTTGA